The region CCCATTTCCAGGTAAGGGCCAAGCATGGTGTGATTGTGATCCACGTACCAGAACTCCACTACGTCATCTTCCAGTTGCAGGGGCTCCGGCAAAACTTTCTTTAAGTCCTTTTCATCGGCCTGGTAGATGAAGGCAAACCACCGGCTATTGGAATAAGTTAACGGAAGAATATCGATGTCAAAAACCGGATCGGCCACACCCTGACAGATAATGGTCTTGGGATCCCGCTCAAGGGGGTATTTAACCAGCGTACCGTCATTGGGAATGGAGGCTTCGTGTAGGAACTGGCCCATGAACCTTTCCTCCTTTTTCACATATAAGAGTTTTCTTATACACCATAGGGCTTCGGGAAACGATGCCGCATGCCGTACTTGTACATGGTCTCGTGCAGGCACTGGGCAATTTCAGCATCATTCCGCTCATACTTCTTGGTCCATAGCACCTGCGCCGGTGGAATGATCAAATCAAAGCTAAAACTCACCAGACCAATGAGCTTCTTCACCGGCACCATGGCTCCCAGGTTATCAAAGGGTGTTCCCTGGCAGAACCAGTTGATATCTTCTGCCTTCGCGGTTCTGATGCTGTCCATCTTCAGCTGGAAGCGGTGCTTCCCTTCCCACTCGGAGGGGAGGTAGGTGAGTTGCCACTCGGTTTCCCTCAGATCACCGGAAGTGACAACCTTCATGTTAAAACGGCCCCAGTCAGTCTTGCCGTAGAAAATGGGGAGACGCGGCAGATCCTGGAAGCTATTTCCCGAATACTTACCGGTAGCAGTATGGATTACATAACCGTTTCTGGCCAGCATGAAGGAGAAGAAATCGTTCCCCGGCTTTTCGTAGCCATCATCCCACTTGCCGCCGTGCTCCAGGCACCGGATGAAGGCCATCTTCTTGGGGAAGCCCAGTACCCGGCCGGCATCGGT is a window of Desulfofundulus luciae DNA encoding:
- a CDS encoding acetoacetate decarboxylase family protein, yielding MGLMGVKDSPWMATGEVPAQPLERDEKSRIIYGVVDPLWDIDTLPLTYTNSRWFAFIYEADEKDLKKVLPEPLKLEDNVVEFWYVDHNNTRLGPYLEMGVTVAASYQGYKGGYYPYMYLSQDAATDAGRVLGFPKKMAFIRCLEHGGKWDDGYEKPGNDFFSFMLARNGYVIHTATGKYSGNSFQDLPRLPIFYGKTDWGRFNMKVVTSGDLRETEWQLTYLPSEWEGKHRFQLKMDSIRTAKAEDINWFCQGTPFDNLGAMVPVKKLIGLVSFSFDLIIPPAQVLWTKKYERNDAEIAQCLHETMYKYGMRHRFPKPYGV